AGGAGTTTGTTATGAGTCTTTATCACCACCAGCAGGTTCATTCAGTCCGAGGCGGTTTTTCACGTCGCAGCTTTATCCGCAACGTTTCGCTGGGAGCGTTGGCAGCCGGCACACTGAGTTTTCACGATCTGATGAGCGTGTCCGCAGAAGAACTTCGCAAACAGGGTCGTTCGATGATCCTGTTATGGATGTCTGGTGGCCCCAGTCAGTTTGAAACGTTTGACCCGAAGCCCAACACATCGAGTGCCGGTGACAAACAGGCGATCAAAACTACCGTTTCCGGAATTGAGATTGCTGAAGACTGGAAAAACACCGCGAAGGTCATGCAGGATATCGCGCTGATTCGTTCCATGACCAATAAGGAAGGGAACCACCAGCGCGCCACTTACCAGATGCATACTGGCTATGTACCTTCCGGAAGTGTAAAACATCCCAGCCTGGGTTCAAACATTACCCGTGAAATCGGCGACCGCGAACTGGAGATTCCCTCGATCGTCTCTGTCGGTGCAACGGAAGGGGCCGGTTTTCTGGGCGTGGACTACGAACCGTTTAACATTAACAACCCGGGAAACATCCCCGACAATGTCGCAGCCACTGTGACAGACAAACGCTATCAGAAACGTCTGGGACTATTAGGACGCCTGGATACGGAATTTGCCAGCCGTGGAGGTGAAGTGGTCGTAAAAAATCACAACAAGATTTATAACAAAGCTTCTTCACTGGTATTAAGTCCTCAGACCAGGGTATTTGATCTGAACCAGGAACCAGTAGAACTGCGTCGCGAGTACGGCGAAAACAACTTCGGGAAAGGCTGCCTGCTGGCGCGGCGACTGGTAGAAGCAGGTTCGACATTTATCGAAGTCCGATCCAATGGCTGGGATAATCACGCTGATATCTCAGAGACTATTTCTCCCCGCTCCCAGGAAGTTGATGCCGGGATGGCGGCGCTGATTTCAGATCTGAAACAGCGTGGTATGCTGGACAAGACTCTGGTGGTCTGGATGGGTGAATTCGGCAGAACCCCGAAGATTAATGCCCGCGGCGGTCGCGACCATTATCCA
The sequence above is a segment of the Gimesia algae genome. Coding sequences within it:
- a CDS encoding DUF1501 domain-containing protein yields the protein MSLYHHQQVHSVRGGFSRRSFIRNVSLGALAAGTLSFHDLMSVSAEELRKQGRSMILLWMSGGPSQFETFDPKPNTSSAGDKQAIKTTVSGIEIAEDWKNTAKVMQDIALIRSMTNKEGNHQRATYQMHTGYVPSGSVKHPSLGSNITREIGDRELEIPSIVSVGATEGAGFLGVDYEPFNINNPGNIPDNVAATVTDKRYQKRLGLLGRLDTEFASRGGEVVVKNHNKIYNKASSLVLSPQTRVFDLNQEPVELRREYGENNFGKGCLLARRLVEAGSTFIEVRSNGWDNHADISETISPRSQEVDAGMAALISDLKQRGMLDKTLVVWMGEFGRTPKINARGGRDHYPRVFSAALAGGGVKGGQVIGASTKDGSAVQDRPVAVTDLFCSICQSLQVEPRKENMSPLGRPMKIVDGGKVINELFS